A part of Desulfobacterales bacterium genomic DNA contains:
- a CDS encoding Rpn family recombination-promoting nuclease/putative transposase — MEIRLYNDIVFKWIFGRQEHTRPLICFLNSVVGYDSDEHKFSEVKILNPFDTSEPFTNEKMGILDIRAKDIQTEEWIDLEIQVIYNEYYPQRSKYYLAGMYREQLKKSKEINYDDLKPCYGIHILIDSLFNDEADEKFWFNHYAMLNTRTHKPLINHWNLYYVELNKFLKCFDKMNYTKELEQWSYFIGTIQDNSKQLNSFFDKNDAIKEVFNMLQTFTKDDKLREQYRLHEEWLRVQRTEAALKEKLKKQYMDALRVIQQERQAKEQERRAKEDIQKRSILTLKQMGLSNDNIVNALNIPLVEVEKNNL, encoded by the coding sequence ATGGAAATAAGATTATATAATGATATTGTTTTTAAATGGATTTTCGGCAGACAAGAGCATACCAGGCCTTTGATTTGTTTTCTCAATTCAGTAGTCGGATATGACAGTGATGAACATAAATTTTCCGAAGTCAAAATTTTAAATCCCTTTGATACATCTGAACCTTTTACTAACGAAAAAATGGGCATTCTCGATATTCGTGCTAAAGATATTCAAACCGAAGAATGGATTGACCTTGAAATTCAGGTTATATACAATGAATATTATCCACAGCGTTCCAAATATTATCTTGCCGGCATGTATCGTGAGCAATTGAAAAAAAGTAAAGAAATCAATTATGATGATCTTAAACCATGCTATGGCATTCATATTTTAATTGATTCTCTTTTTAATGATGAAGCTGATGAAAAATTTTGGTTTAACCATTATGCTATGCTCAATACCAGAACGCATAAACCTTTAATAAATCACTGGAATCTCTATTATGTTGAATTAAATAAATTTTTAAAATGCTTTGATAAAATGAACTACACAAAAGAGCTGGAACAATGGAGTTATTTTATCGGTACAATACAGGACAATTCAAAACAGCTCAACAGCTTCTTCGATAAAAATGATGCAATAAAGGAGGTCTTTAATATGCTTCAAACTTTTACTAAAGACGATAAACTTAGGGAACAATATCGCTTGCATGAAGAATGGCTCAGAGTTCAACGCACTGAAGCTGCCTTAAAAGAAAAATTAAAAAAACAATACATGGATGCTTTGAGAGTAATACAACAGGAACGACAAGCTAAAGAACAGGAAAGGCGGGCTAAAGAAGACATTCAAAAACGTTCAATTTTAACCCTAAAACAAATGGGGCTTTCAAATGATAACATTGTTAATGCTTTAAATATACCTTTAGTTGAAGTTGAAAAAAATAACTTATGA
- a CDS encoding formylglycine-generating enzyme family protein encodes MKFVYIEPGEFMMGSPSNEPGRDSDRETQHKVRITKGFYMQQTQVTQAQWKKVMGNNPSYFQNAGDNAPVETISWVDCQEFIKKLNQMEGGAFYRLPTEAEWEFACRAGTTTPFSFGNCLSTEDANYNGNYPLGNCPKGIYREKPLPVASFSPNKWGLYDMHGNVWEWCLDIYVSDIDKYAPVDNPIYLGMYAVVNIADIYELSASDIYFDNSSRNYSIGGWADNDDWYYGRRVCRGGDWSDYAQSCRSARRYYNLLSSEEILDIVILGCRLARTLTF; translated from the coding sequence ATGAAGTTTGTATATATTGAACCCGGTGAATTTATGATGGGAAGTCCTTCAAATGAGCCAGGAAGAGATAGTGATAGAGAAACCCAGCATAAAGTTCGAATAACAAAGGGTTTTTATATGCAGCAAACTCAGGTAACACAGGCTCAATGGAAGAAGGTCATGGGAAACAATCCATCATATTTTCAAAATGCTGGAGATAATGCTCCAGTTGAAACAATATCTTGGGTTGATTGCCAAGAATTTATAAAAAAATTAAACCAAATGGAAGGTGGGGCTTTTTACAGGCTTCCTACTGAAGCTGAGTGGGAGTTTGCTTGTAGAGCAGGAACGACAACTCCTTTTTCATTTGGAAATTGTTTATCAACAGAAGATGCTAATTATAATGGAAATTATCCTTTAGGAAATTGTCCAAAAGGTATATACAGGGAAAAGCCTTTACCTGTTGCGAGTTTTTCACCAAATAAATGGGGGCTATATGATATGCATGGCAATGTATGGGAGTGGTGTTTGGATATATATGTTAGTGATATTGATAAATATGCACCTGTTGATAATCCTATATATTTAGGTATGTATGCTGTTGTAAATATTGCGGATATATATGAGTTGTCTGCTTCAGATATATATTTTGATAATAGCAGTCGAAATTATTCGATTGGCGGCTGGGCCGACAACGACGATTGGTACTACGGTAGGCGAGTTTGTCGGGGTGGCGACTGGAGCGACTACGCGCAGAGCTGCCGTTCAGCCAGGCGTTACTACAACTTACTGTCTTCTGAAGAGATCCTCGACATTGTCATTTTGGGTTGCCGCCTCGCGAGGACATTAACATTTTGA
- a CDS encoding acylphosphatase has protein sequence MAKQLILTGKVQGVMCRNYCSKYGRLLGLRGSATNLASGDVKVLLDTDDDSLSIKFIEHIKINPKNYIFWGKIKEVTISDYSGNLKGEYEF, from the coding sequence ATGGCAAAACAGTTGATATTAACTGGTAAAGTTCAAGGAGTTATGTGCAGAAATTATTGCAGCAAGTATGGAAGACTTCTTGGACTTAGAGGTTCAGCAACTAATCTTGCAAGTGGTGATGTAAAAGTATTGCTCGATACCGATGACGATTCATTAAGTATAAAATTTATTGAACACATAAAAATTAATCCCAAAAATTATATTTTTTGGGGAAAAATTAAAGAAGTCACTATATCCGATTACTCTGGTAATCTGAAAGGAGAATATGAATTTTAG